A segment of the Ipomoea triloba cultivar NCNSP0323 chromosome 1, ASM357664v1 genome:
AAGTGGAACTCTTTGATGTATGGGGAATGGACTTCATGGGTCCATTTCCAAGGTCATTTGGGAATGAGTATATCCTTGTAGCTGTGGATTATGTGTCTAAATGGGTGGAAGCTGTTGCAACCCCAAGGAATGATTCAAAGACAGTGTTGAAATTTGTTAAGAAGAACATTTTTTCCAGGTTTGGAATGCCAAGAGCCTTCATCACTGACAATGGCAATCATTTTTGTAACAAACTCTTGGAAAGGATTCTTCTCAAGTATGGCATTCATCACCGACTTTCTACGCCATACCATTCTCAAACTTGCGGACAAGTCGAGTTGGCAAATAGGGAGATCAAGTCAATCCTTGAAAAGGTAGTGAGTCCAACAAGAAAAGATTGGTCTTTAAAGCTAGATGATGCACTATGGGCTCTGAGAACTGCCTACAAGACCCCTATTGGTGTCTCACCATTCAAACTCGTCTTTGGAAAATCATGTCATTTGCCGGTTGAGTATGAACACAAGGCATATTGGGCAGTGGCAAGATTGAATCTGAATGAGGATTTGGCAAGAGAAAAGAGGTTGATGTGTTTGAATGAGCTTGAAGAATTCCGGATGGATGCCTATGAGAATGCTAGGATCTACAAAGAGAGGACCAAGTATTTTCATGATAAAAGGATTTTGAGGAGATACTTTGAACCTGGAGACCAAGTTCTACTCTACAACTCAAGACTCAAGTTGTTCCCAGGTAAATTAAAATCAAGGTGGTCAGGACCATTTCAAGTGGAAGAGCATTTTCCCTCAGGAGCAGTTGCAATTTCCAACAAGGAGGGAAAAACATTTGTGGTTAATGGGCAAAGATTGAAACTGTTTAATGAGGCATTCAAGGAGCAGGAAGCAGAGAGGAACGAGGCCAGGGCAGTTTGGGACCTCTTCCAGCCCATATATGAATAAAGAATCAGGGGTCGAGCTCATGACCTTAAAcgagcgcttcttgggaggcaacccaagattttattTGATgtgagttttaatttgtttatttaattttcctaGTTTCAATAATGACCGACATTGTACTATCGCTCTTTTTACAAAAGCCATTCGTTAGTGCTCAGCAAGCCCCGGAAATCGAGATTGGTGTTCAGCTCTCAGGTTAGTATGTCCTGTTCTTTATCCTTTAAAattgtcttttctttcttctgataAGGATTCTTGACTTAGCTTGTTGTTTTTCCCCAACCTCTGCTTACTTTCTCATTCTTCTTCATTGATGTGATTCCTTGCTATTTAATCTTTCTAATCAAATGACGAATCATGCTTCATCCTCTTTTCATTCTCAATTCATTTATTGttctgattttgatgatacctcAATTTGGGATGAGATGAATCTAACTCCTCTCTATGATTTTGAGAATGAGTTTCATGAACTCAATCAACCAACTGTTAGAGCTGAGGCTGTTGCTGAAATTGAACCTTCAAGGGAGGTAGTAGTTCAGAGGAAAGAAAAAGAGGAGAAAAGGACATTTTCGAAAAAGCTTAGGTGTAGGGAGTTAGGGATTTCCGAATGGCCGCAGAAAAAATTCTTAAGGTTGGAGGATAACCTGGAAATTTCTACTCCTCCTCCTTACCAGTGTAACCATTCCATTACTGAGAACTCCCTCTGGGATTATCAGTATGAGGAATGCGCTTTGGCTCCAGTAGGTGAAGCTTCAAGATCCTCGAGCGATGAACACATTCGCAGTTTTGGCCAAGAATTTGATTCTATCTGGAATTTCAAGGATGAGGTACCAGAAGTAAAAGAAATCAATGAGGTTGCAACTGAGGAAATTATAGAAGAAGCATCCAACCCAGTCATAACCATTGTGGATAAGAAGAGCACCTCTGAAAAATCTTGGAGCATTGAAatgatttcaaaattcttccactTACCAGTTGTCCAGGCGGCAAGGGAATTACACATAGGAAAAGACAAGCTGAAGAAAATATGCACCGAGTTGGGAATCAATCAATGGCCACATAGGAAATTACAGTACATGGATCGACTGTTGAGCAAGTTTAAGAAAGATTTTGACCAAGGGGAGAAGGTGATTGAGCTAGAACACGAAAGTGAGCAGATGTTAGCAAACCCCAACAATGAGTTAGGCTTAGAAACTCAAACACTGGGGGAATCTTCTTCTAAACAGAAAAGATATCAACAATTGATAAATCTTGCTCACTCTACTTCCTTTGCCAATTCATCTCGTGTTCCATGGGAAGATGAAATGTTTTAAACTTCACTTAGTAATTTCTATCCTAgttatttatgttttaattttcctttgttaaaaaaaaaattgttttatgttTNcgaaagaaacctgaggcttgacgcgggcttggtgatcaaaggtcaagcgctcgagaggtggagtaactggaagcggggagaaaaacctgaggggaggcggagtaacctggctgctgtccgagcgaaagaaacctgaggcttgacgcgggcttggtgatcaaaggtcaagtgctcgagaggtggagtaactggaagcggggcgaaaaacctgaggcttgaggcgggcttggtgatcaaagctcaagcgctcgttattgtactagaaagggaagtttttagtgcaatccttccagggagtttctggaagaagagtggaagtaggcgggttggccgaaccacttaaaaatctctcttgcatttacttNNNNNNNNNNNNNNNNNNNNNNNNNNNNNNNNNNNNNNNNNNNNNNNNNNNNNNNNNNNNNNNNNNNNNNNNNNNNNNNNNNNNNNNNNNNNNNNNNNNNNNNNNNNNNNNNNNNNNNNNNNNNNNNNNNNNNNNNNNNNNNNNNNNNNNNNNNNNNNNNNNNNNNNNNNNNNNNNNNNNNNNNNNNNNNNNNNNNNNNNNNNNNNNNNNNNNNNNNNNNNNNNNNNNNNNNNNNNNNNNNNNNNNNNNNNNNNNNNNNNNNNNNNNNNNNNNNNNNNNNNNNNNNNNNNNNNNNNNNNNNNNNNNNNNNNNNNNNNNNNNNNNNNNNNNNNNNNNNNNNNNNNNNNNNNNNNNNNNNNNNNNNNNNNNNNNNNNNNNNNNNNNNNNNNNNNNNNNNNNNNNNNNNNNNNNNNNNNNNNNNNNNNNNNNNNNNNNNNNNNNNNNNNNNNNNNNNNNNNNNNNNNNNNNNNNNNNNNNNNNNNNNNNNNNNNNNNNNNNNNNNNNNNNNNNNNNNNNNNNNNNNNNNNNNNNNNNNNNNNNNNNNNNNNNNNNNNNNNNNNNNNNNNNNNNNNNNNNNNNNNNNNNNNNNNNNNNNNNNNNNNNNNNNNNNNNNNNNNNNNNNNNNNNNNNNNNNNNNNNNNNNNNNNNNNNNNNNNNNNNNNNNNNNNNNNNNNNNNNNNNNNNNNNNNNNNNNNNNNNNNNNNNNNNNNNNNNNNNNNNNNNNNNNNNNNNNNNNNNNNNNNNNNNNNNNNNNNNNNNNNNNNNNNNNNNNNNNNNNNNNNNNNNNNNNNNNNNNNNNNNNNNNNNNNNNNNNNNNNNNNNNNNNNNNNNNNNNNNNNNNNNNNNNNNNNNNNNNNNNNNNNNNNNNNNNNNNNNNNNNNNNNNNNNNNNNNNNNNNNNNNNNNNNNNNNNNNNNNNNNNNNNNNNNNNNNNNNNNNNNNNNNNNNNNNNNNNNNNNNN
Coding sequences within it:
- the LOC116029600 gene encoding uncharacterized protein LOC116029600, with product MTNHASSSFHSQFIYCSDFDDTSIWDEMNLTPLYDFENEFHELNQPTVRAEAVAEIEPSREVVVQRKEKEEKRTFSKKLRCRELGISEWPQKKFLRLEDNLEISTPPPYQCNHSITENSLWDYQYEECALAPVGEASRSSSDEHIRSFGQEFDSIWNFKDEVPEVKEINEVATEEIIEEASNPVITIVDKKSTSEKSWSIEMISKFFHLPVVQAARELHIGKDKLKKICTELGINQWPHRKLQYMDRLLSKFKKDFDQGEKVIELEHESEQMLANPNNELGLETQTLGESSSKQKRYQQLINLAHSTSFANSSRVPWEDEMF